A part of Desulfobacterales bacterium genomic DNA contains:
- a CDS encoding 2-hydroxyacyl-CoA dehydratase family protein, translating to MSEEKKVIIRRLNAAKDLGKFMADYYYELDAASKSGKQKIAWCTSVGPAEILRGMGYLIYFPETHSAMLGSTRMATDLIPKANAMGYSPEICSYLTADIGAFLENVTPLANIFKGIESIPRPDVLVYNTNQCRDVQDWFNWYAKRFNVPVVGIETYRNVPEVTPVHITSISRQMENIVQPLEDVAGRKLDMDEFKNAVALSRECSNLWDKCLAAAAARPSPLTFFDGTTLMGPAVVGRGTQKAIDVYQLLLEELNERVAAGEGAIEDERYRLYWDGMPVWGRLSMHSKLFAGLQANVIASTYCSSWIFSALDAGNPFESMARAYTELFIVRSDAYKEKYIQDKLAFFQCDGIIYHDAKTCPNNTNCRYGMAQRLEKTTGIPSLTIHGDLNDLRLLSDEQTKTNVEAFIEQLEENGKAA from the coding sequence ATGTCTGAAGAAAAAAAAGTCATCATCCGGCGGCTTAATGCCGCGAAAGATCTTGGAAAATTCATGGCCGATTACTACTACGAACTGGATGCGGCCTCGAAATCCGGGAAACAGAAGATCGCCTGGTGCACCAGCGTGGGCCCGGCTGAAATTCTAAGGGGGATGGGATATCTGATTTATTTTCCGGAAACGCATTCCGCCATGCTCGGCAGCACCCGCATGGCCACGGACCTGATCCCCAAGGCCAATGCCATGGGGTATTCCCCGGAGATCTGTTCCTATCTTACTGCCGACATCGGAGCGTTTCTCGAAAACGTCACGCCGCTGGCAAATATTTTCAAGGGGATTGAAAGCATCCCTCGACCCGATGTGCTGGTATACAACACCAACCAGTGCCGCGACGTTCAGGACTGGTTCAACTGGTATGCCAAGCGATTTAACGTGCCGGTTGTGGGCATCGAAACCTACCGAAACGTTCCCGAGGTTACCCCGGTGCACATCACATCCATTTCACGGCAGATGGAGAATATCGTCCAGCCGCTGGAAGACGTCGCCGGCCGCAAGCTGGATATGGATGAATTTAAAAACGCGGTGGCCCTGTCGCGCGAATGCTCAAATCTGTGGGATAAGTGCCTGGCGGCCGCGGCCGCCCGCCCGTCCCCGCTGACGTTTTTCGACGGTACGACCCTGATGGGGCCCGCCGTGGTCGGCCGGGGAACCCAAAAGGCCATCGATGTCTACCAGCTGCTCCTCGAAGAACTTAATGAGCGAGTTGCGGCCGGCGAGGGCGCCATCGAAGATGAACGCTATCGGCTTTATTGGGACGGTATGCCCGTATGGGGCCGCTTGAGTATGCATTCCAAGCTGTTCGCCGGCCTGCAGGCCAATGTGATCGCGTCGACCTACTGCAGCAGTTGGATATTTAGTGCGCTCGATGCGGGCAATCCCTTCGAGAGCATGGCCCGTGCTTACACGGAACTTTTTATCGTGCGTTCCGACGCTTACAAGGAGAAATATATCCAGGACAAGCTGGCATTCTTTCAATGCGACGGCATCATCTACCACGATGCCAAAACCTGCCCCAACAACACCAATTGCCGTTACGGCATGGCGCAACGCCTGGAGAAAACAACCGGCATTCCCAGCCTGACCATACACGGGGACCTGAACGACCTGAGGCTTCTCTCCGATGAACAGACCAAAACCAATGTCGAAGCCTTTATCGAACAACTGGAAGAAAATGGAAAGGCGGCCTAA
- a CDS encoding acyl-CoA dehydratase activase, with the protein MKTQEGKRLYIGVDVGASRTKAVVMDAHKNLLGREVRPSGTDFGEASRRCLANALHMAGADESHIARTVSTGYGRKNVAYSDDTRTEIGCHAKGCYFYFPKAITIIDIGGQDNKIIKLDEAGRRLGFKMNRKCAAGTGAFLEEMSPRLDIPLEDMDRLARQSEDMVKLGSFCTVFSATEVLQNIRQGRKVADIVKGLFFSVIKRVSEMDSLSENVVMTGGVVAHNPFLVRMMEEIIGRSILVPDYPQLTGAVGAALYAIENSS; encoded by the coding sequence ATGAAAACACAAGAGGGCAAGCGCCTGTATATCGGCGTTGATGTGGGCGCTTCCAGAACCAAGGCGGTGGTGATGGATGCACACAAAAACCTGCTCGGTCGGGAAGTGCGGCCTTCCGGAACCGATTTCGGCGAAGCTTCCCGTCGCTGCCTGGCTAACGCCCTTCACATGGCCGGCGCCGACGAGAGCCATATTGCCCGAACCGTGTCCACCGGCTACGGTCGTAAAAACGTAGCTTACAGCGACGATACCCGTACCGAAATCGGTTGTCATGCCAAAGGATGTTATTTCTACTTTCCGAAGGCTATCACCATTATCGATATCGGCGGCCAGGACAACAAGATCATCAAACTGGACGAGGCCGGTCGACGTCTCGGTTTCAAGATGAATCGCAAATGTGCGGCCGGAACCGGCGCTTTTCTCGAAGAGATGTCTCCCCGCCTGGACATTCCGCTTGAAGACATGGATCGTCTGGCCAGGCAATCGGAAGACATGGTGAAACTGGGAAGTTTCTGTACGGTATTTTCCGCCACGGAAGTGCTGCAGAACATCCGCCAGGGCAGAAAAGTCGCGGATATCGTTAAAGGGCTCTTTTTCTCGGTGATCAAGCGGGTTTCGGAAATGGATTCATTGAGCGAGAATGTGGTTATGACCGGCGGCGTGGTGGCCCACAATCCCTTTCTGGTCCGGATGATGGAAGAGATCATCGGCCGCAGTATTCTGGTTCCCGACTATCCTCAACTGACGGGTGCGGTGGGGGCCGCTTTGTATGCCATTGAAAACAGCAGTTAA